From the genome of Silurus meridionalis isolate SWU-2019-XX chromosome 20, ASM1480568v1, whole genome shotgun sequence, one region includes:
- the camk2n1a gene encoding calcium/calmodulin-dependent protein kinase II inhibitor 1a yields MSEVLPYNEGKMSGYGTDNDVSQMSFSCGLQDTSSFFGASQAKRPPKLGQIGRAKRVVIEDDRIDEVLKGMTDKTSPGV; encoded by the exons ATGTCCGAGGTTTTGCCGTATAACGAGGGGAAGATGAGCGGCTATGGAACAGACAACGACGTCAGTCAGATGTCCTTCAGTTGCGGGCTGCAGGACACGAGCTCGTTTTTCGGGGCGTCGCAGGCAAAAAGACCCCCAAAACTCGGCCAGATAGGCAGAGCGAAAAGAG TGGTCATCGAGGACGACCGAATAGACGAGGTCTTAAAGGGAATGACGGACAAAACGTCACCAGGCGTCTAA